In Mesorhizobium sp. 113-3-3, a genomic segment contains:
- a CDS encoding LOG family protein produces MTPMEKAGWTPLPHSDEDLERSKSVPDTPQTRAETYRLAWNDPDFMTRRELRAVRLQLELLKPEMILAERGIRSTVILFGGARLPEPGGEAWAAKNETQKKNLEENSKYYEEARKFARLCSQQSAASYYREYVVVTGGGPGVMEAGNRGADDVGAPSIGLNIVLPHEQAPNAYVTPELCFNFHYFAIRKMHFVMRAKAVAVFPGGFGTMDEFFETLTLIQTGRMERVPVILFGKSFWKRAINLDFLAEQGTISPGDQDIIDFVDTADEAWGIVSRFYKLGE; encoded by the coding sequence ATGACACCTATGGAAAAGGCGGGGTGGACGCCGCTGCCGCATTCGGACGAGGATCTGGAGCGGTCGAAAAGCGTTCCGGACACGCCGCAGACGCGGGCCGAGACCTACCGGCTTGCCTGGAACGATCCCGACTTCATGACGCGGCGCGAATTGCGCGCGGTGCGGCTGCAGCTCGAACTCCTGAAGCCGGAAATGATCCTGGCCGAACGCGGTATCCGTTCGACGGTGATCCTGTTCGGCGGCGCGCGCCTGCCCGAACCCGGCGGTGAGGCCTGGGCGGCCAAGAACGAGACGCAGAAGAAGAACCTCGAGGAAAACAGCAAATATTACGAGGAGGCGCGCAAATTCGCCCGCCTGTGCTCGCAGCAGTCGGCCGCCTCATATTACCGCGAGTATGTCGTGGTGACCGGCGGCGGCCCCGGTGTGATGGAAGCGGGAAACCGCGGCGCCGACGATGTCGGCGCGCCGTCGATCGGGCTCAACATCGTGCTGCCGCATGAGCAGGCGCCGAACGCCTATGTGACGCCGGAGCTGTGCTTCAACTTCCACTATTTCGCCATCCGCAAGATGCATTTCGTCATGCGCGCCAAGGCGGTGGCGGTGTTTCCCGGCGGCTTCGGCACGATGGACGAGTTCTTCGAGACGCTGACGCTGATCCAGACCGGACGCATGGAGCGCGTGCCGGTGATCCTGTTCGGCAAATCCTTCTGGAAACGGGCGATCAATCTCGATTTCCTCGCCGAGCAAGGCACGATCAGCCCCGGCGACCAGGACATCATCGATTTCGTCGACACCGCCGACGAGGCCTGGGGGATTGTCAGCCGGTTCTACAAGTTAGGGGAGTAA
- a CDS encoding pyrimidine 5'-nucleotidase: MTTQPDPARFAHVTDWVFDLDNTLYPHHSNLFSQIDVKMTAYVGELLSLPRDEARKLQKELYLEYGTTLNGLMTRHGIDPDDFLEKVHDIDYSWLVPDPVLGTAIRQLPGRKFIFTNGDRKHAERTARQLGILDHFDDIFDIVAAGLNPKPARQTYEKFAELHAVTGHNAVMFEDLARNLEVPKALGMTTVLVVPRNFEPTFAEIWERDPAQEDDVDFVTDDLAGFLTGIVAGQ; encoded by the coding sequence ATGACCACGCAGCCTGATCCCGCCCGCTTCGCCCATGTCACCGACTGGGTGTTCGACCTCGACAACACGCTCTATCCGCATCATTCGAATCTGTTCTCGCAGATCGATGTCAAGATGACGGCCTATGTCGGGGAGCTGCTGTCGCTGCCGCGCGACGAGGCGCGCAAGCTGCAGAAGGAGCTTTATCTCGAATATGGCACGACGCTGAACGGGCTGATGACGCGCCATGGCATCGATCCCGATGATTTCCTCGAGAAGGTCCATGACATCGACTATTCATGGCTGGTGCCCGACCCTGTCCTGGGCACCGCCATTCGCCAGCTTCCCGGCCGCAAGTTCATCTTCACCAATGGCGATCGCAAGCATGCCGAGCGCACCGCGCGCCAGCTCGGCATCCTCGACCATTTCGACGACATCTTCGACATCGTCGCCGCCGGCCTCAACCCCAAGCCGGCGCGCCAGACCTACGAGAAGTTCGCCGAGTTGCACGCCGTCACCGGCCACAATGCGGTGATGTTCGAGGATCTTGCCCGCAACCTGGAGGTGCCGAAGGCGCTGGGCATGACCACCGTGCTGGTGGTGCCGCGCAATTTCGAGCCGACCTTTGCCGAGATCTGGGAACGCGACCCCGCGCAGGAAGACGACGTCGATTTTGTCACCGACGATCTGGCGGGGTTTTTGACGGGGATAGTCGCAGGGCAGTAG
- a CDS encoding GGDEF domain-containing protein gives MNSIILKSAAIAFASVAASLLLTLIIVPALGFPVNRTIWLTSTLCPLVLAWVACASTFWQSDRLKNAHRELARAHAQLAAAHRRLSEKASRDDMTGMLNRESFFAALDGSRRKSDRGALLIIDADHFKKINDSFGHLTGDDALLLIASAIERGVRSGDVLGRIGGEEFGAFLVGATEQEAKRVAERIRREVELIRFRPVDERTIPLTVSIGGTVCGEDVNVSDLMRAADRRLYQAKHRGRNLTILDTDISAAA, from the coding sequence ATGAACAGCATCATTCTGAAATCCGCCGCTATCGCTTTCGCTTCCGTAGCCGCCTCTCTTCTTCTGACGCTGATCATCGTTCCGGCGCTCGGATTCCCGGTCAACCGAACGATCTGGCTGACCTCGACGCTGTGCCCGCTGGTGCTTGCATGGGTGGCCTGCGCCAGCACCTTCTGGCAGAGCGACAGGTTGAAGAACGCGCACCGCGAACTGGCCCGGGCGCACGCCCAGCTTGCCGCCGCACACCGCCGCCTGTCGGAGAAGGCCAGCCGCGACGACATGACCGGAATGCTCAACCGCGAAAGCTTCTTTGCCGCGCTGGACGGCTCCCGGCGCAAGTCCGACCGCGGCGCGCTGCTGATCATCGACGCCGATCATTTCAAGAAGATCAACGACAGTTTCGGCCACCTGACCGGGGACGACGCGCTGCTGCTGATCGCCAGCGCCATCGAGCGCGGCGTGCGCAGCGGCGATGTGCTTGGCCGCATCGGCGGCGAGGAGTTCGGCGCGTTTCTGGTCGGCGCCACCGAGCAGGAAGCCAAGCGTGTCGCCGAGCGCATTCGCCGCGAGGTCGAGCTGATCCGCTTCAGGCCGGTCGATGAACGGACCATTCCGCTGACCGTCAGCATCGGCGGCACAGTCTGCGGCGAGGACGTCAACGTATCTGACCTGATGCGCGCGGCGGACCGGCGCCTCTACCAGGCCAAGCATCGCGGCCGCAACCTGACGATCCTCGATACCGACATTTCCGCGGCCGCCTGA